DNA from Plutella xylostella chromosome 19, ilPluXylo3.1, whole genome shotgun sequence:
TTGTTTCATTTCTTATTTTAAGCATGAATCGGTAAAATACACAGATTATTAActaagagaaaaaaaaatcataaaaacaaacatggcGTCACCGAGCGTCATCgaatttgtttagtttttagaACTTGCTAAATTCTCACAATAATGAGAATTAGACTGAAATCGACTATAGCTATTTAATAATCATAGAAAAAGGATTATGTGGTCGCGGCTGGGCCAGCGGCGCGTGGATGTGCGGTGCGGTGCAGCGGGTCGCGGTTCGGGCGCGGGCATGATAGCGCGCGGCTCGCTGCTatgagcggcggcggcggcggcgcgccggcACGCTACGTGTCCGTGAGCGAGCTGTACTCGGCCGACGAGGTGGAGCTGCTGCTGGAGGAGATCCGCGAGCTGGAGCCGACCAGCTGCCGCGGCGAGGACCTGGCGGACTGCGAGATCGCGGGCAGCGGCGCCGCGCGCTCGCCCGCGCCCACGGAGCGCTCGTGGGACTCGCACGCACACtacgcgcgcgcgccgccgccgcccgccgcccgcgccgtgCCGCTGCACTGCCGCCTGCACTACCTGCTGGAGCGCGACGGGCTGCTCACGCTGCTCATCATCGTACGTTCCGAGCTGTCTGCTCCGCATCCTCCTCACCTATGCCTTGTCCTGCTTGTTCGTCAACTGTTCAGTTCAGTAACATTGAGGAGCTTGTCACCATTTAACTATGGTTCTGTTCCTGTTCAGTGAAATGACGATAACTAAATTGGTTGCTGCTTCAAAGAAACTTTGGCAACCACCACCAAATAGAACTACATTTAGCTGTCAATGCAAAAGGCTAGATCAGTATGTACATGCACACAGTTAATATGGTATGTGTTGCAGGTGCTGGGGCTGTCGTGTGCGGGGTGCGTGTGGGCGGTGGCGGGGCTGCGCGGGCGGGTGCccggcgcgcgcgcccgcctGCTGCTGCTGGGCGGCTTCTCCTCCGCGCTGCTGCACTCCGCGCTCTTCGTCATGCACCTCACACACCTCACGCAGGTGCTGCCGCTGCGCTGGGACAAGCTTGTGAGTCACACTGGATTATTCTTCCAATACATACACTCTTGCTCTTGTGTAAGCCTATCTCTAAATGGATTGATATTCAATATGAGCTTGTATTCGCTGCTGAGTAATAGTTGTACCGACAAATGGCATACTATGTTTCTTTCAGTGATGTAAACATTGTGAGAGGTCCTTCCTGCCCTAGATCATCCTCCTCAGTCAGTGGAAAATCATCTAAGCTTAGGAGCATATAGAATGCAAAGGTTCTAGAAGATCATGCATGTAGGTACTCAAATAGTCAACTGCTTCACATTAGTTCACCAGGGTGTTAGTGCCTGTACAGTGTACATGGCCCTCTCAATTTCCTCTCCTTTCTGCAAATTTAAGCATGGACCATTGACAACATTGACATGTTCCCAccatgctggtccactgcgtTGCGGATTCACACCTCTAGATGAGCTTAATTTAGATGTTCTCCTCACGATATCCCTTTACAGTAAGAGCctatagcatgtattgtacttaaattaattatttcttcattattcattggtacagtaaggggcagataaacctgaccccgcTCAGAAGCATGTTACATTGTTAGTAtaagaggggggtcaggtttctttgcacctgacaggatttatttatttattactagctgttcccgcgcgcttcgcttcgccttaaaaagttttcccgtgggaattccgggataaaaagtagcctatgttctttcccagggtctagactctagacctTCAGcatatcaaatttcattcaaatccgttcagtagttttcgcgtgaaagagtaacagacagacagacagacagacagacagaaacagttactttcgcatttataatattagttaggattagttaggattaggatttattTAACCCAAATGAAAGGTGAGAACTAACACCACCacagtacctaggtactaggTATAAACAcgaaaatttagttttttactatTCCTACAGGTTTGTTATTTGAAGGTCAAACAAACTTGCGTGTTAAAATTCGGCCCATCCTTCCTAACTTACCTACAAATAGTAggtatgtcgcaggcaactggtttaatctcctgtttgattgaaccactagcccgttcattggatggcgctattcagttgtatgactaaaggacaactcgtcaagtcgttgattgtaacgttcgacgtcttgactgaacgtcattcagcgaagtcgttgaatgggatatagtatagcaactttgtaatgtctggttagggtgaacatcaccagacaagagtcaacaaaaagactatgttacaaagctcttatctcacaaattaactaaacaataacaataaacgtacattcatattgttgttaataattatccagtttcgccactttttttctttgaaactatccgcccgcggcgtaataataggtaaatccatgttgtcacactattttaacacaaataacgcactttaaagctaatttatttgcaaaaaactaacaatataggtgctttttgtgtcagctgttagctgttagacgccatatttgttttattcaccacctgactgattttaagtcagctaactagttggacgttttgtgacgcttgtacaatcaacgttcggcctagtcatacaactgaacagcgccatccaatgaacgggctagtggttcaatcaaaaaggagattaaaccagttgcctgcgacaggTACACTATCTAAATAGTTCAGAATCAGAGTTTATATCAGAGTTTGTAATGTATCTACCTATATCTACGTACCCAACTTGTACAATATTAGCTGTCCACCCTCAGGCCCTGCTCAGTTTGGGGTTGTAAGGTCTAGTGGGAGATGACGCCTTATTaattacccgactgccgaatgaggagggtaatgttttttatttgaatgatGCAGTGTCTGTAACTGTGATCGTGTGTTGCAGGCGATGTGGACGGGGCTGTGGAGCGGCGGCGCGCAGCTGGGCGGCGCGCTGGCGCTGCTGGCCGCGCTGCTGTTCAGCGACGAGTACCagcgcgccgcgccgcagcCGCGCGCGCTGCTCTACTCCGCCGTGGTCAGTATACACGCTGCTGCCAATGATTGCATGAACAACCATAGTCCTCATAATGACTTCGACCACAGCAGTCGATCTCGTTGTGATGAACTGtttgaaagaaataaattatctatttattttttgtaaaatgaattttttttagcGTTTTTATGTCTAGCACACCACAATGCATCCATACAATAAGCCCCTCTAGATATAGATGCAGGTCATACTTTTCAGACCTGATCTCTGAATTATCAGCATTCTAATCTAATGGAACAAATTGATTGTTCCACCCAAGAATCGAAGCAACGAAACCTCGTAGACAGTCACATCAATTGTGATTGTAATACCTACAATGCTTGTAACATTCCAGGGTCTGGGCATGTGCGGCGCGGGCGTGTGCCTGTTCGTGGCGGCGGGCGTGCTGGCGgcgtgcgcggcggcggcgcgggcgcgcgcgctgcCCACGGCCGCCTACCGCgccgtgccgccgccgcccgcccacgACGACCGCTTATAGTGACCGCCCACACGCACAGGACGCTCTCAGTGCAGTGACTGCAGGCCACGACTAGCGCACAACCGAGCGGCCTCACTGAAGCCGCACTAAGCTGTGAAAAGCCCAAGGAAAGAGTTATATCTAATTAATGTTTAGAAATGTATGGATAAAATGAGCTGTAGTAGATAACACTAGGGCCGGCCGAGTCCCAGGGAGGCCTCGCTGTTGTCCGAGACAATACTTAATTCAGATGGTCCGATACTGCATCGTCCGAACGAAGTTATCGGAGTCAACGTTATGACTAATGATGCTCTGACTCGGAGTGCTGTGACTTGCAGTTACCAACGTAGTAGCGGCGGTGTATTCAGGCTGCTCTATGGTCAGTGTACGGAGCTTCGCTCGGACGGCGCGCACATTAGGTGTTGTAAGTTTCCAATTGACTTGATATAAAACTGCCATTCGACTTCTGTCTGTCACGTCCATTACTTGGTCTAGTCCACGATCTCACGCTAGTTGTATAATTTCGCGAGCGGTGGACGTCGCAAGATGATTCCTCGTGTAGTTTTGAGCACAAATTAGGTTATGTTTGGTCTGATAGGGATTTTTATAGACAGATTTTATACGAAGTTGTTGATTGTCCTTGATCCGTTGAGTCCAGCGCGTCCTCTTGTCCAcgttattatatattttgatcaGTGAACTAAAGTAATTATTACAGTTATACACAAATGTAAGCAAAGGGTAAATGTCTAACTACGATAAGCATAATATTTAGCGTTACGTGAAGTGCGGTCGCACCGCTTGTACGGTCTGAGTGCGACTTGttcattattcattaattattatagataAATGTATGGAAGAGTCTCGAGGTATAATAGCACGTTGTTGTAGGAGATAGTGTTATACAGTTAGTCAGACCGCAGCCCGCGACCGCCGCccgggccgccgccgccgccgccgccgcgggtCAGCATAGATGTCTGTGCCGTTCACACCATTCGCATGTCAGCAACCACTATTGGAGTAATGCCAGTAACCCAATCCCAAGTCATGGAAATTAAGCAAATGTTTTGGAATGTAGCTAGCtaaagggctagcacggggcgcatttaagatgtgacaaaagttctccgtcgcgctcgctcgtgatgtgagtgagcgcgatgcaaaacttttgtcacatcttAATTAAGCCCCGTGCTAGCAATTCTGGTGTGGGCTGGCGATGGCGCGGCGGCTCCCCGCCCCCTCTCCCCCCGCAGGCCACCGTCGACGTGACTCCGCGTCGCGTCATACATATCACAGCCACGTTGCCGACCTCTCACTACACGCACCAACAACTACCTGGAATTGAGAATCGTGTACGCTTTCCCTCACTGTTGTATCATACTTaactattttgtaaatatttattttctaaactGACCAAAAATTGAAAGCACCTTCTCACATTATGATTGATATACCACTTGTTGTCCGACACGTTATCTTCCAGTGCGTATGTTTTACATTGATGATTGTTTCAGGCAGTCCGCTTCTGTACTCGTCACTTTGTCTAGTCATGTACATTGTATGTACAATACCTGCGTATTTACTTCgatgtatttattgtatattttctcGAGGACATTGTAAAGTCTACTCCATAGGTACCACCGGTGTTTATAATGTTTGATCTCAGTCAAGATTGTGCGAAcgatttttactttaaaattttaataataaattaatatatggTTTTTATACAAATCGTGTTTTTTCTTCCTACTTCCTATCCTATAAATACAGTTAGTAGTTttagaatttaatacattaattttatacctCAAGGCCtgcttaagtaggtacagaaaTTTTGCGTGCGTAGATACATTATCTTACCTACATTACATAATCATGAAATCATGCAGCTGTGCCTCTAGAGGTCAATAAATATGATGAGTTGATGACATAAATGTGAAGATGTTGGGTGTAGGTAAAAAAAGTGAGATAAGTAGGGATggtaggtacggtcaggtgcagaaaatcctgacccccctctcatagtaacaatgtttctgaggggggtcaggtttatctgcacctTACTGTACACAGCCGCTCTAATCTATATCATAGTCGTCG
Protein-coding regions in this window:
- the LOC119690586 gene encoding uncharacterized protein LOC119690586, with the protein product MSGGGGGAPARYVSVSELYSADEVELLLEEIRELEPTSCRGEDLADCEIAGSGAARSPAPTERSWDSHAHYARAPPPPAARAVPLHCRLHYLLERDGLLTLLIIVLGLSCAGCVWAVAGLRGRVPGARARLLLLGGFSSALLHSALFVMHLTHLTQVLPLRWDKLAMWTGLWSGGAQLGGALALLAALLFSDEYQRAAPQPRALLYSAVGLGMCGAGVCLFVAAGVLAACAAAARARALPTAAYRAVPPPPAHDDRL